The Geotrypetes seraphini chromosome 2, aGeoSer1.1, whole genome shotgun sequence genome contains the following window.
ctggtgaacttTTATTTGTGAAAGATGAGTGAAGCTTTTCTTGCACtctgtacatgtaaatggtttgtcccctgtgtggatcctctggtgaatatTTAGATTTGAATttcgagtgaagcttttattacattcagtacatgaaaatggtttgtaccctgtgtggatcatttggtgttTTTTAAGATTTGAGACTTGACTGAAGcatttattacattcagtacatgaaaatggtttgtaccctatATGGATCATTTGGTGTTTTTTAAGATTTGAGACTTGACTGAAGcatttattacattcagtacatgtaaatggtttgtaccctgtgtgaatcatttgatgTTTTTTAAGACTTGAGacttgagtgaagcttttattacactcagtacatgtaaatggtttgtaccctgtgtggatcatttggtgtctttttagatgtgaaagctgagtgaagcttttattacactcagtacatgtaaatggtttgtaccctgtgtggatcatttggtgtttgtttagatgtgaaagctgagtaaagcttttattacactcagtacatgtaaatggtttgtaccctgtgtggatcatttggtgtttttttagatttgaaacctgagtgaagcttttattacactcagaacATATAAatagtttgtaccctgtgtggatcttTTGGTGTTTTCTTAGAGTTGAaacctgagtgaagcttttattacactcactacatgtaaattgtttgtaccctgtgtggatcatttggtgtttttttagaTCAGAAAGCCGAGAAtaccttttattacactcagcacATGCAAATGCTTGGTCTCCTGTGTGCATCTTTTGGTGAAATTTTAAACTTGAAATATgaataaagcttttattacactcagaacATGTATATGGTTTATCTTCTGTGTGGATCTTCTGgtgactttttagatgtgaaagccgagtgaagcttttattatacTTCATAGATGTAGATGAGTTTTCATTTTTATGATTTCTTCTGGGCATTTGGAATCCTGAAATCAAGGGTTGGGTCTTATTACCTTTAAGATGAATAAATTTGATTCTCCTCTTAGGTGCAATACATGTAaattctttctggtgtttttgtCCTTTCCTCTTGCGATGGTGGAATTTAGAAGTCACTATATTACTATTATTCATTTGGAAGGGTCTCTCTCCAAGGTGTCTCTGGTTCTCAGGGATGGTACTGAGCTCCCTGTCATTTCTCTCACACTTAGTGACTCCATCCCTTGAGTCTCCTGCAGGGTCTCTCTGATCCTTTAATTCCTGTTTACTATTCTTTGTGTTAATCCTCTCAGTTCCCTGAGAAATATTCTCACAGACATTTTCTAATTGTCTTTGGCTTTCTTCTCTTTCTATGGGATGTTCTCcttgtttcttttctctcttcctttcttgtgTGAGCCAATGATCTGTTGGATATAAACAAAAATTATTAATCATGTGCAGGGTTCTAAGATATTACCAATCTATAAGAAGGAGGATTGGGATTTTCTATGTGTGGCTTAAGAATGGATCTGTTCCTTATTTCCAAACCATTTGTTGAAATGTTTTTCTACACACACTGCAAGTCTGTGAAATGACAAGATGTTCCTTGGAAATGGCAGGAGTAGAGGTTGACCAGATTTTGGTTTTGGCGATGAAACCGAAACAGACCCAAAATCCATTTTCTGCCCAATTTCATTCTCAGTGCTAAAGCCACGGTTTACATTTTAGCTGAAACTGACCATGTGTTTTCAGTGGTAGCCAAAATCTGTGCTTTGTCCTGTTCCATCCCTCCCACTTCCCTCTCAACAGGAGTTGCTGCTTCCCCCATCCACGCCATACCTATAGATGCCCCACTTGGGCCTATCTTGGAATTCCTGGTGGTTCAGGGGTGTAGACAAGGAAGGGTGATCCCCAGTCGTTCTTTTGCATGCTGGCTATGCTCTCAAATGGATGCCGTGACAGTTAGTAGCAATCTCATGAGACTGCCGCAAGAAGATGTGAGAGCAATTTTGAGAGTTGAGCTAACATGGGCAAGAATAACTGGGGTTCACGCCTGCTCTTCACCTGATGCCACTAGATTACCAGGAATTGTTTGGGTAggctggggggtgggaagggctACTCTTTGCATTCttttctttgtgtgtgtgtgtttaactTGATTgcaagtaaagcacagttacttaccgtaacaggtgttatccagggacagcaggcagatatttttacatatgggtgacgtcacctaagcagccctggtacggaccgctttaaaagtgcatcaccaccttaagtctttagaaagtttgtgatagcctGAACTGCGCaagtgtgagtgccttcccgctcgacatAGGGCGCACGGTGCCTCAAttaactaagaagccaacccggggaggtgggtgggttgtgagaatatctgcctgctgtccctggataacacctgttacgtaaCTGTGCttcatcccaggacaagcaggcagcatattctcatgtatggttgacctccaagctaacagaaatgggatggtgggaatgttagcctttagaagaataaattttgtaatacagattggctgaagtgtccatcccatctggaaaaagactccagacagtgaaggtatgaactgaggaccaggtggcagctttacagatttcctcaatgggagtagatctgaggaaagccacagaagcagccatagctctaattttgtgggctgtgacatgactctccagtgccaggccagtctgagcataacagaacgagatgcaggcaagcagccagttggaaatcgttcttttAGAAATAGGATGCCTCAACTTGTTTGTATCAaaagagacgaaaagttgaggagatgttcgaTGTGGCTTTGTCCGATCAttgtaataggccaaagctcatttaaagtccaaagtatgcaaagcggtttctccagcatgagaatgagccttaggaaaaaaacactggtagaacaattgactgattgagatgaaattcagtgacaacgtttggaagaaactttggatgtgtatgcagaaccaccttgtcatgatgaaaaactgtgaagggtggatctactactaatgcttgtaactcactgaccctcctggcagaggtgagagcaataaggaagaccactttccaggtaaaaaacttgagatgagctgtagccattggttcaaatggtggctgaAAGGACTACATTAAGGACCCAGATGACAGGTGgaggcttaagaggtggtttcacattgaaaagtcctttcatgaatctggagaccaaaggatgagcagtaagaggtttaccctcgactggcatgtgaaaagctgtaatagcactgagaaggactctgacagatgtagatttgaggccagaatcaTACAAAttaagcagataatccaacaccaaatcCACTGATaatgaagttggatcatgatgatgaagaagacaccaggaagagaacctagtccacttttgttgataacattgccgagtggctggtttcctggatgcatcaagaattttacgaacaggctgagaaagatgtaagtgagatggattcagcccgagagaaaccaagctgtcaagtgtagtgatggcaggttgggatgtagaagtgattTCCGATTTTGagtgagcagagtaggaaatactgtttattattaggattttatatactgcctatcaaggttatctaagcagttttacaatcaggtactgaagcattttccatatctgtcccggtgggctcacaatctatctaagctatgggctccctggagctgagttgaagtaaaaaggagaaccaatgttgcctgggtcACAGTGGAAAAATGACAATCACGGTGACTGCTTCtttcttgagcttgaacagagttctcaacatgagcggaattggagggaatgcatatagaaataggcccgtccaatccaggagaaatgcatctgcttcaagacagagaggagagtaaagtctggagcaaaactggggcaactggtgatctTGAGGAAGCCGCAAACAAGttcacttgaggagtgccccattgagcaaaaattGGCTGGAGAATTGCAGAGTTGAGAGTCTATTCGTgaagctgaagaattctgctgaggttgtctgctagggaattcttctccccttgaatgtagatggCCTTCAAGAATAGATTGCGAGTTGtcacccaagtccagattttctgggcctcctgacacaacaggagagaacccgtgcctccttgcttgtttatgtagtacattgctacttgattgtctgtacgaaaGAGGAGGACTTGAGAGCAGAGGAGatgatgaaaagccttgagggcataaaacattgctctggtGAAATTTCCTCTCCCTGGTGGGCCAAAGACCCTAAGTCTGAAGACCGCccatatgagccccccaggcataaggggatgcgtctgtCATGATGACCTTGTGGTGAGGGGacaagtgaaaaaggagacctctggagagattggaagaggtcatccaccattgaagcaactgcagaagagatgatgtcacagatatatgtTGTGAGAGATGATCTGTCGCTTGagaagcaagggtccactgaggagtgaaAAGATGCAGTCTTGCCAATTGTGTTACCTGGACagttgaggccatgtggcccagaagaaccatcatatgTATGGCAgagatggattgaagaggaagcagttgctgacaCAGACTAATGAGAGCCTGAAGACGATCTGGAAGAAGAAACGCTCTtatgagagtggtgtctaggattgccCAATGAACTGCAGATGTTGAGTcagaatgagatgtgatttggggaagctgacttcgaatcctagaacctggagaaaaaaaatggtctgagatgttgcttggaccacttcctgagatgaaacagccttgatcaaccaattgtccagataagggaagacttgaaggcCGTGTGATCGGAGAGATATGGCCACCACAATCAGGTacttcatgaagactctgggagaagatgtcaGGCCAAAGGGAAGTACCTTGTACCGGTAACAACAGCGATTGATTTGGAAATGAAGATATTTtctggaagccggatgaattgggATAAGTGTGTAGGCTTcctgtgtaggcttccttgagatctaaagagcatagccagttgttttgattgaggagaggataaagcagggcgagggatagcatcctgaatttctccttgacttgAAATTTGTttagagctctgagatccaggatgggtctcagtcCTCCGTTCTTCTTGGGGACtaagaagtaatgggagtagaatccctgatcctgctgattgaggggaacttcctcaatggcattcagcaggagaagggattgaacctcctgtagaagaagggaggactgtgcaggatCCAAAACAGACTCTCTTAGCGGATGGTTTAGCGGTAGGGTTTGAAAATTGAGAGagtaaccctgacgaatgatggtgaggacccagagatctgatggtATGAGTTCCCAATGACCTATGAAAAACTGAAAACGTCCTCCGATGGGTTGAGGTAAAGGCTGTAAAATGGTGGCATTGACTATGCTCTGAAGAAAcaggtcaaaaaggctgtgtagttTTTTGAGGTGCAGcctgttgttttttgttgttgctgaCGCAGTGGTTGCTGCTGCTGTCTCTGTCTCCTGGGTTGAGAAGGAGCTGGGGTCATAGGTTTTGCAGTAAACTGCCTCTGATAAGAAGATTACCTGAAAGGATGAGAAGGTGGAAGCTTCTTCTTAGGCATTATCAGTGTCACATCTGGTTTCATGGGCCGATAACTTTTGGGTGGTCGTGTCCAAAGAAGCCCCAAAAAGTTTGTCCCCTAAACaaggggcattagccaaccgatcttgatggttgacatcaagctctgaCACTTGAAATCAGGCAAGACACCGCATAGCTACAGACATAGCTGCAGCACGGGAGGTAAGCTCAAAGGTATCATAAATAGAGCAGACTATATATTTACGAAGCTGGAGTATGTCAGAGATGAAATGCTGAAAAGAAGGTAATTTTCGGTTAGGTAAATATTTTTGAAATGTGGCAACTTGGTTGACTAagtgctttaaataaaaataaaaaagaaaagcataGTTGCCAGACCGTTTGGCCAGCATAGCATTCTGGAACAGTCTTTTGCTAAAACGGTCCATtgccttaccctctctgccaggaggtactgaGGGATTCATGGGGAAGCTGAGATTTATCAAACCCTAGTATGGGAACCACCCTATAAAGTGAATCGAGCTTACGAGGAGCTACAGGGATGGTCAaaggagtttctaaatttttgtaaaaagtctcccttaAGATGTCGTGGAGAGGCAGCTTCAGAAACTCCTTGGGCGGCTGGTCATAATCTAATGCATCTAAAAACTGCTTAAATTTCTTGGAGTAAGCTTCAAGAGGAATAGAGAGTCTCGGACATTTCctttaaaaatttggaaaaagatgACTTGTCAGATTTTTGAGGAGGCTCTTGAGAAGAGGGTAAATGTGAATCCTCTTCTGACAAGACCTCATCATCAGATACAAGAGGTCCTTGATCAGAATCACCCCACAGGTCTGAATCTCGGATTGGTGGAGGTCGGTGCCAAGCACTGGGTGTCGAAGGCTCAAGATGCTTCATTTTCTTCAAAGCCTTGCCTGATTTGACTGACACCGTCTCGGGAGATGTCTGAGAGGAAGAGCGGTGCAAGGCTGTCCCCGATATCGGTTCTTTAACAGGTGAGGTGGCACCAATGAAGACTCCTGAAACATCGGTGCCGGTGTCAAGGGCTCAGACCTGACTGACACTGGAGGAGCTGGCGCCATCATAACAGGAAGTAGAAGTTGTAACTGCTCCCATAACTCCTCCTGCAGCAATTCCTTAGTTTGCTATTAAGAGATGCACCAGTACTGCTGGCTTTTTCGCCAGTACCTTCAGTGTGGCTCTGCGCTCCAGTGATGaagaggccgatgtcgaggcactcaccgaagtTGGAGCTGAGCGTTTTGTGGGTCTCCTCGAGGTTAACAAGACTTGACCAGAGGACCCGAAAGGGTGGGGGAAAGCGCTTACCCACTGGAACATGCGACACTGAAGATGGCTCCATCGACATCATATGTTGTGGTATCGATTAAGATGTGGACCCCAACGTCAGTACTGGTGTCAACTCACCCTCCATAGCGATACCGAAGAGGAGAGATTGCTGGATCTGACGGATTTTAAGGGTCCACTTCTGGAGGAAAGAACAACGGGTACAAGATTCAGCCCTGTGCTCTGGCTCCAGTTACTGGAGACACCAGTGGTGAGGATCACTGATGGAAATAGGGCGAGCACAGCGTCCgcattttttaaaatctgtttgaGGACGGGACATTGAGGGAAATATGGCCTCAGCAAAATCGAAGTCCAAGGCTGTGGGGAtggaacaggccccgctgggccgAACCCGCGAAAGGGAAAAAGtaaaaatgtttgttttgtttactagaataagaaagaaagaaaagaaaaacaaatactgactgaaaagtcaGAAAATAAGCcatgcgagcgggaaggcagtgaaaaaaaaaaattgacttcttagctccacggaaactaagaaaaTGAGGGACTGCACACCCTATGTTGTGCGGGAAGGCATGCGCGGTTCGGGCTATCATGAACTTTCTAAAAACTTAAAATGGCggtgcacttttaaagtggtccgtaccgaaGTGAAAGATGTTAttcttgaatatctgggagccATATTTGCAATCCTTGCATCCAAAAGGTCGCACTgaggttttaagatgggtgtcctaatctgtGCGCTCAGTATGTAGGGCTGGGAGAACaatggtgagtactggtggggcggggtggagagtaccactgggggggaagggaggggggattgggggaggggagatgggggtatTGAAAGGTTCTGGTACTTAGTCACGGTTATGATAAGTGGGattaggtggggggagggggtggtgtggcatcttcggggctcataagagtccagggcctcggagtgccttTCCGCCTCCATTAGTCTCGCTTGCTCTATGTAGAGTAGGAAGGGGGGGAATTGGGTATCTGTTTACGAAGTGTGCTTTGGtaaatttttaccctaccttttgttttttcctttttacttacCATACCCTATATTGTAACTTTACCCGCTCTCCTTTCTCTCATGTCAGTCATAATAGGAATTTATTGTTACTATGTTAAGTTTCTTTACTGTATTTTattataatatgtacatcgcctagaatttgaaataggcgatttatcaaaagcaaagtaaacttgaaacttgttactcTTCTTCTGTACAAGCTTGTTATACTATTGTATCtgatgcatcattgtttgtaGCGTGTACCCTTGGGGTGCCCTGGCATTGTATTTGCTGTTGTTtgtatcaataaaaaattgtttgaacctaaagtgGTCCGTAACGGgcctccgtcagtgacgtcacccatacttgagaatatgcttcctgcttgtcATGGGATAACGCAATTATGGTCTCCTATGGTAGTTCATATGGTAAACAGAGTGTTCCAAATACATGCTTTTGATACAAAAGTTTACCAGAAATTTATGTCTGTAAATTTGGGATGATAAGACTCTTAGGAAATATCCCTGAAGATATGATATCAGCTGTCTCTTGAAATGTGGTGCAAAGTCAGCTATTGTAACAGCATTATGGATTTCagtttcagttttcattagctgaGGTCCATGTATGAGGTGGCTATTTCGTTTGGAAGTAACATGTGGTCTTTCACTAATTAAAttattatatactgtatttacTCCCTTGGATACTATTTGGGTGATTCTAAGAATTGCCAGGCTCTGCTGGGTAGAGactattaccgtgtttccccaaaaataaggcctagcatgatttttaaaggtgctcctaatataagccctacctcaaaaataagccctagttaagattgacccctgaagcccctcctgaatgtccctgacactccccgacactagtgctgcctgattcactggCAGCAGCACTTTCTCCCCCCTCCagcccatgtgcagcatctttcctcccctcacccatccccttgtgcagcatctttctatcccgccttcccatccccctgtgaaggagaaccccaccgaccctcccactgtgagactgacatacaatacctccgaggcctccaaaaacatcAGCGCTCTGAACAGAGTGCTGCCGCCCCTGCTGTTTTTGAAGGCCTTGGAGCGgaagtatgtcagtctcatggtgggagggtttgCGGTtgtctactgcacagggggatgggagggagggagggatagaaagatgctgcacaaggggatgagtgagaggggagagaaaagagagaggaagaattggggtggaggaaaggaagggagagaattgttatacatgaaaaaaataacaataataagAGCAGAGTatgccctagggcaggggtgtcaaagtccctccagccaggttttcctcaatgaataagcatgagatctatttgcatacactgctttcattgtatgctaatagatctcctgcatatttattggggaaatcctgaaaacccgactggattgcgaccctggaggagggactatgacacccctgccctagggcatTACAGGCAATATGATTCCCTGGCCTCCACTCTTAAAAACAGCAAATCAGCTTAAATTTAAGTTTTACATTTTTAAATGAAGGAGCACCCTCAGAGTGAATTTGAAAGCTCTTAAGAGCAGCTCAGCAGAGCCACTCTGATGCTTAGAAAAGCAGAGCCGGCAAACATCATTTAGGTGCTCCTGTGTGCTTACTGAGTGCATgtgcccaataaataaatatgtggaaTGCCAGTAA
Protein-coding sequences here:
- the LOC117354568 gene encoding gastrula zinc finger protein XlCGF26.1-like isoform X2 — its product is MPAGASGRMRLRFEDISVSFSQEEWAYLDEEQKELYREVMRDNYQTLISLGIGSPPVTPDIISCIEQGEEPYIRDEPGSEERKTGRSSWSDHWLTQERKREKKQGEHPIEREESQRQLENVCENISQGTERINTKNSKQELKDQRDPAGDSRDGVTKCERNDRELSTIPENQRHLGERPFQMNNSNIVTSKFHHRKRKGQKHQKEFTCIAPKRRIKFIHLKGNKTQPLISGFQMPRRNHKNENSSTSMKYNKSFTRLSHLKSHQKIHTEDKPYTCSECNKSFIHISSLKFHQKMHTGDQAFACAECNKRYSRLSDLKKHQMIHTGYKQFTCSECNKSFTQVSTLRKHQKIHTGYKLFICSECNKSFTQVSNLKKHQMIHTGYKPFTCTECNKSFTQLSHLNKHQMIHTGYKPFTCTECNKSFTQLSHLKRHQMIHTGYKPFTCTECNKSFTQVSSLKKHQMIHTGYKPFTCTECNKCFSQVSNLKKHQMIHIGYKPFSCTECNKCFSQVSNLKKHQMIHTGYKPFSCTECNKSFTRNSNLNIHQRIHTGDKPFTCTECKKSFTHLSQIKVHQRIHTGDKPYTCMECNKTFIRLSQLKIHQKNHIGDKSFVCTECNKRFTWLSGLKVHQRIHTGDRPYTCTECNKSFTQRSHLKIHQKIHKGDKSFTLTEG
- the LOC117354568 gene encoding gastrula zinc finger protein XlCGF26.1-like isoform X3, whose product is MERSIVMRLRFEDISVSFSQEEWAYLDEEQKELYREVMRDNYQTLISLGIGSPPVTPDIISCIEQGEEPYIRDEPGSEERKTGRSSWSDHWLTQERKREKKQGEHPIEREESQRQLENVCENISQGTERINTKNSKQELKDQRDPAGDSRDGVTKCERNDRELSTIPENQRHLGERPFQMNNSNIVTSKFHHRKRKGQKHQKEFTCIAPKRRIKFIHLKGNKTQPLISGFQMPRRNHKNENSSTSMKYNKSFTRLSHLKSHQKIHTEDKPYTCSECNKSFIHISSLKFHQKMHTGDQAFACAECNKRYSRLSDLKKHQMIHTGYKQFTCSECNKSFTQVSTLRKHQKIHTGYKLFICSECNKSFTQVSNLKKHQMIHTGYKPFTCTECNKSFTQLSHLNKHQMIHTGYKPFTCTECNKSFTQLSHLKRHQMIHTGYKPFTCTECNKSFTQVSSLKKHQMIHTGYKPFTCTECNKCFSQVSNLKKHQMIHIGYKPFSCTECNKCFSQVSNLKKHQMIHTGYKPFSCTECNKSFTRNSNLNIHQRIHTGDKPFTCTECKKSFTHLSQIKVHQRIHTGDKPYTCMECNKTFIRLSQLKIHQKNHIGDKSFVCTECNKRFTWLSGLKVHQRIHTGDRPYTCTECNKSFTQRSHLKIHQKIHKGDKSFTLTEG
- the LOC117354568 gene encoding oocyte zinc finger protein XlCOF6-like isoform X1, whose product is MVGQRKREMPAGASEQMRLRFEDISVSFSQEEWAYLDEEQKELYREVMRDNYQTLISLGIGSPPVTPDIISCIEQGEEPYIRDEPGSEERKTGRSSWSDHWLTQERKREKKQGEHPIEREESQRQLENVCENISQGTERINTKNSKQELKDQRDPAGDSRDGVTKCERNDRELSTIPENQRHLGERPFQMNNSNIVTSKFHHRKRKGQKHQKEFTCIAPKRRIKFIHLKGNKTQPLISGFQMPRRNHKNENSSTSMKYNKSFTRLSHLKSHQKIHTEDKPYTCSECNKSFIHISSLKFHQKMHTGDQAFACAECNKRYSRLSDLKKHQMIHTGYKQFTCSECNKSFTQVSTLRKHQKIHTGYKLFICSECNKSFTQVSNLKKHQMIHTGYKPFTCTECNKSFTQLSHLNKHQMIHTGYKPFTCTECNKSFTQLSHLKRHQMIHTGYKPFTCTECNKSFTQVSSLKKHQMIHTGYKPFTCTECNKCFSQVSNLKKHQMIHIGYKPFSCTECNKCFSQVSNLKKHQMIHTGYKPFSCTECNKSFTRNSNLNIHQRIHTGDKPFTCTECKKSFTHLSQIKVHQRIHTGDKPYTCMECNKTFIRLSQLKIHQKNHIGDKSFVCTECNKRFTWLSGLKVHQRIHTGDRPYTCTECNKSFTQRSHLKIHQKIHKGDKSFTLTEG